In a genomic window of Streptomyces katrae:
- a CDS encoding N-acyl-D-amino-acid deacylase family protein yields MDLVIRGARVADGTGGPSYLADVGVHEGRIAAVGRLPGGGRRTVDAYGLVLAPGFVDMHAHSDLALLRDPDHAAKAAQGVTLEVLGQDGLSYAPVDDRTLAQVRTAIAGWNGAGDDVVFDWRTVGEYLDRLDRAHGGQGCAVNAAYLVPQGTVRAHVLGWEDRPATPAETGRMRRLVAEGLQDGAVGLSSGLTYTPGMYASGSELAALCEVVARYGGYYCPHHRSYGHGALAAYAEMLDLARETGCALHLAHATLNFAENEGRAPELLALLDGALAEGTDVSLDSYPYTPGCTSLSALLPGWAHEGGPRALLARLADDATAERIRYALEVQGSDGCHGVPVDWASVEVSGTADPAYAHRVGTRLDGWEGARRLLLGDRLGTTVLQHVGHEENVRTIMRHRVHTGGSDGILHGAKPHPRAYGTFPHYLGHYVRELGVLSLEECVAHLSGRPAARLRLPDRGLVREGYRADLVLFDPGTVAAGSTYEEPRRLPTGIPHVLVDGRFVMRDGRRTDVLAGRSVRRTPFRR; encoded by the coding sequence ATGGACCTGGTCATCCGGGGGGCCCGGGTCGCCGACGGCACCGGCGGGCCCTCCTACCTCGCCGACGTCGGCGTGCACGAGGGGCGGATCGCCGCCGTCGGGCGGCTGCCCGGCGGCGGGCGGCGGACCGTCGACGCGTACGGGCTCGTCCTCGCGCCCGGGTTCGTCGACATGCACGCCCACAGCGACCTCGCGCTGCTCCGCGACCCGGACCACGCGGCGAAGGCCGCCCAGGGGGTGACCCTGGAAGTCCTCGGCCAGGACGGGCTGTCGTACGCGCCCGTGGACGACCGGACGCTGGCACAGGTGCGGACGGCGATCGCAGGATGGAACGGGGCCGGGGACGACGTCGTGTTCGACTGGAGGACGGTCGGGGAGTACCTCGACCGGCTGGACCGGGCCCACGGCGGACAGGGCTGCGCGGTGAACGCCGCCTACCTCGTGCCGCAGGGGACCGTCCGGGCGCACGTGCTCGGCTGGGAGGACCGGCCGGCCACCCCCGCCGAGACCGGCCGGATGCGGCGGCTGGTCGCCGAAGGGCTCCAGGACGGCGCCGTCGGGCTGTCCTCCGGGCTGACCTACACCCCCGGCATGTACGCCTCCGGGTCCGAACTCGCCGCGCTGTGCGAGGTCGTGGCCCGCTACGGCGGCTACTACTGCCCGCACCACCGCTCGTACGGGCACGGCGCCCTCGCCGCCTACGCCGAGATGCTGGACCTCGCCCGGGAGACCGGCTGCGCCCTGCACCTGGCGCACGCCACCCTGAACTTCGCGGAGAACGAGGGCCGGGCCCCCGAGCTGCTGGCCCTGCTGGACGGGGCACTCGCCGAGGGGACCGACGTCAGCCTCGACAGCTACCCCTACACCCCCGGCTGCACCAGCCTCTCCGCCCTCCTGCCCGGCTGGGCGCACGAGGGCGGTCCCCGCGCGCTGCTGGCCCGGCTGGCCGACGACGCCACCGCCGAGCGGATCCGGTACGCACTGGAGGTTCAGGGGTCCGACGGGTGCCACGGGGTGCCGGTGGACTGGGCGTCGGTCGAGGTGTCGGGGACGGCCGACCCCGCGTACGCGCACCGGGTCGGCACCCGCCTCGACGGCTGGGAGGGGGCGCGCCGGCTGCTGCTGGGCGACCGGCTGGGCACGACCGTCCTCCAGCACGTGGGGCACGAGGAGAACGTCCGGACGATCATGCGCCACCGGGTCCACACCGGCGGCTCCGACGGCATCCTGCACGGCGCGAAGCCGCACCCCAGGGCGTACGGCACCTTCCCGCACTACCTCGGCCACTACGTGCGCGAGCTGGGCGTGCTGTCGCTGGAGGAGTGCGTGGCGCACCTGTCGGGCCGGCCGGCGGCGCGGCTGCGGCTGCCGGACCGGGGGCTGGTGCGCGAGGGGTACCGGGCCGACCTGGTGCTCTTCGACCCCGGAACGGTCGCGGCGGGGTCCACGTACGAGGAACCGCGCAGGCTGCCCACCGGCATCCCGCACGTGCTGGTCGACGGGCGGTTCGTGATGCGGGACGGGCGCCGCACGGACGTGCTGGCGGGGCGGTCCGTCCGCAGAACGCCCTTCCGGCGGTAG
- a CDS encoding alanine racemase, whose amino-acid sequence MPSDAVRRLAAEPVDHRFKGLPPDAEAAGLTVGELAAQARDLYSGGFTTPVLTLDADALAHNLTVLGAYAARHHLAFAPHGKTCMAPQLFERQLDHGAWGITAAVPHQARVYRAFGIQRIFLANELVDPAALRWVAAELAADPGFRFVCYVDSVRGVQLMDRALQGQGARVDVVVELGAGEGARTGARSDEDCRAVADAVAATATLRLVGIAGYEAEVPDADPEKVHAWLRRLTGLAVEFDKAGRFGDTVEEIVVSAGGSAWFDAVADVFGELPELSRPVLKLLRSGAYVSHDHGWYTRLTPFNRVPEEGGLRPAFRLWTQVVSRPSPTQAFVNAGKRDIAYDLGLPEAELVRDASTGEERAATGVRVVKLSDQHAWLETDSAEDVQVGDWVALGMSHPCTIFEKWPLIPVVSADGAVREYVRTFF is encoded by the coding sequence ATGCCCAGCGACGCCGTCCGACGCCTCGCCGCCGAACCCGTCGACCACCGTTTCAAGGGCCTTCCCCCGGACGCCGAGGCCGCCGGCCTGACCGTCGGTGAGCTGGCCGCGCAGGCCAGGGACCTGTACTCCGGCGGGTTCACCACCCCCGTGCTGACCCTGGACGCCGACGCCCTCGCCCACAACCTCACCGTCCTCGGCGCGTACGCAGCCCGCCACCACCTGGCCTTCGCCCCGCACGGCAAGACCTGCATGGCCCCCCAGCTGTTCGAGCGCCAGCTCGACCACGGAGCCTGGGGCATCACCGCCGCCGTGCCCCACCAGGCCCGCGTCTACCGGGCCTTCGGGATCCAGCGGATCTTCCTCGCCAACGAGCTCGTCGACCCCGCCGCCCTGCGCTGGGTCGCCGCCGAGCTCGCGGCCGACCCCGGCTTCCGGTTCGTCTGCTACGTCGACTCCGTGCGCGGGGTCCAGCTCATGGACCGGGCCCTCCAGGGGCAGGGCGCCCGGGTGGACGTCGTGGTCGAGCTCGGCGCCGGCGAGGGGGCCCGCACCGGGGCCCGCAGCGACGAGGACTGCCGGGCCGTCGCCGACGCCGTCGCCGCCACGGCCACCCTGCGCCTCGTCGGCATCGCCGGGTACGAGGCCGAGGTGCCCGACGCCGACCCGGAGAAGGTGCACGCCTGGCTGCGCCGGCTCACCGGGCTCGCCGTGGAGTTCGACAAGGCCGGGCGCTTCGGGGACACCGTCGAGGAGATCGTCGTCAGCGCCGGCGGCTCCGCCTGGTTCGACGCCGTAGCCGACGTCTTCGGGGAACTCCCCGAGCTGTCCCGGCCCGTGCTCAAGCTGCTGCGCTCCGGCGCGTACGTCTCCCACGACCACGGCTGGTACACCCGCCTCACCCCCTTCAACCGGGTCCCGGAGGAGGGCGGGCTGCGCCCCGCCTTCCGGCTCTGGACGCAGGTCGTCTCCCGCCCCTCCCCCACCCAGGCCTTCGTCAACGCCGGCAAGCGCGACATCGCCTACGACCTCGGGCTGCCCGAGGCCGAGCTCGTACGGGACGCGTCCACGGGCGAGGAGCGGGCCGCCACCGGGGTGCGGGTGGTGAAGCTGTCGGACCAGCACGCCTGGCTGGAGACCGACTCCGCCGAGGACGTGCAGGTCGGCGACTGGGTGGCGCTCGGGATGTCGCACCCCTGCACCATCTTCGAGAAGTGGCCGCTGATCCCGGTGGTCAGCGCCGACGGGGCGGTGCGCGAGTACGTGCGGACCTTCTTCTAG
- a CDS encoding RidA family protein: MSEKTAVTPDSHPAAPAKFSHGVRKGNILQVAGQVGYLPAVAGQAPAVAGPTLREQTLQTLENVRSVLEAGGASWDDAMMIRVYLTDTAHFAEMNEIYNAYFDEQAVKVPAARTTVYVGLPAGLLIEIDALAVLG, translated from the coding sequence GTGAGCGAGAAGACCGCCGTCACCCCCGACTCCCACCCCGCCGCCCCCGCGAAGTTCTCGCACGGCGTGCGCAAGGGCAACATCCTCCAGGTCGCCGGCCAGGTCGGCTACCTTCCCGCCGTCGCCGGGCAGGCGCCCGCCGTCGCCGGGCCGACCCTGCGCGAGCAGACCCTCCAGACGCTGGAGAACGTCCGTTCCGTGCTGGAGGCGGGCGGCGCGAGCTGGGACGACGCCATGATGATCCGCGTCTACCTGACCGACACCGCCCACTTCGCCGAGATGAACGAGATCTACAACGCGTACTTCGACGAGCAGGCGGTCAAGGTGCCCGCCGCCCGCACCACGGTGTACGTCGGCCTGCCCGCCGGCCTGCTGATCGAGATCGACGCCCTCGCGGTGCTCGGCTGA
- a CDS encoding M14 family metallopeptidase, which translates to MRLHTRRRAAVTAALLALALGAPAYGMSATAAPPPTPSTATEDEAIVQYEVQGPSTAAERTALLSSGVSIDEVDARSVVVSATPAQAKALRTRGYRLNALAGPPDRSERGVANRPMDFPSADSKYHNYAEASAEIDQRIAQYPGIMSKQVIGKSYQGRDIVAIKISDNVGTDENEPEVLFTAHQHAREHLTVEMALYLLQEFGSKYGSDSRITNMVNNREIWIVPDLNPDGGEYDIATGSYRSWRKNRQPNSGSTAVGTDLNRNWDYKWGCCGGSSSSKSSETYRGPSAASAPEVKVVSDFVRSRIVGGKQQIKAAIDFHTYSELVLWPFGWTYNDTAPGLTADDLAVYKKIGTSMAASNGYTPEQSSDLYITDGTIDDWLWGTQKIFAYTFEMYPSDTGGGGGFYPPDEVIDRETARNKDAVLQLLENADCMYRSIGKEAQYCA; encoded by the coding sequence ATGCGGCTCCACACCCGCCGGAGGGCCGCCGTCACGGCCGCCCTGCTGGCGCTCGCGCTCGGCGCTCCCGCCTACGGAATGAGCGCGACGGCAGCACCGCCGCCCACCCCCTCGACGGCGACCGAGGACGAGGCGATCGTCCAGTACGAGGTCCAGGGCCCGTCCACGGCCGCCGAACGCACGGCCCTGCTGAGCAGCGGGGTCTCCATCGACGAGGTCGACGCCCGCTCGGTCGTGGTCAGCGCGACCCCGGCGCAGGCCAAGGCCCTGCGCACCCGCGGCTACCGGCTCAACGCCCTGGCCGGCCCGCCCGACCGCTCCGAGCGGGGGGTCGCGAACCGTCCGATGGACTTCCCGTCGGCGGACTCCAAGTACCACAACTACGCCGAGGCGAGCGCGGAGATCGACCAGCGGATCGCCCAGTACCCCGGGATCATGAGCAAGCAGGTCATCGGGAAGTCGTACCAGGGCCGGGACATCGTCGCGATCAAGATCAGCGACAACGTCGGCACGGACGAGAACGAGCCCGAGGTGCTCTTCACCGCCCACCAGCACGCGCGCGAGCACCTGACCGTCGAAATGGCGCTGTACCTGCTCCAGGAGTTCGGCTCCAAGTACGGCAGCGACTCCCGCATCACCAACATGGTCAACAACCGCGAGATCTGGATCGTCCCGGACCTCAACCCGGACGGCGGCGAGTACGACATCGCCACCGGCTCCTACCGCTCCTGGCGCAAGAACCGCCAGCCCAACTCCGGCTCCACGGCCGTGGGCACCGACCTCAACCGCAACTGGGACTACAAGTGGGGCTGCTGCGGCGGCTCCAGCAGCAGCAAGAGCTCCGAGACCTACCGCGGGCCCTCGGCCGCCTCGGCGCCCGAGGTCAAGGTGGTCTCCGACTTCGTGCGCAGCCGGATCGTCGGCGGCAAGCAGCAGATCAAGGCCGCGATCGACTTCCACACCTACAGCGAGCTCGTGCTGTGGCCCTTCGGGTGGACGTACAACGACACCGCGCCGGGCCTGACCGCGGACGACCTCGCGGTGTACAAGAAGATCGGTACGAGCATGGCCGCCAGCAACGGCTACACGCCGGAGCAGTCCAGCGACCTGTACATCACCGACGGCACGATCGACGACTGGCTGTGGGGCACCCAGAAGATCTTCGCCTACACCTTCGAGATGTACCCGTCCGACACCGGCGGGGGCGGCGGCTTCTACCCGCCCGACGAGGTCATCGACCGTGAGACGGCCCGCAACAAGGACGCGGTGCTCCAGCTGCTGGAGAACGCGGACTGCATGTACCGGTCGATCGGCAAGGAAGCCCAGTACTGCGCGTAG
- a CDS encoding chitinase, translating into MNRIRSLALPIAATLAAGALTALAAGPAQAADINVARNGGFESGLSDWTCSGGSGAAVPSPVYAGSGALRATPAGQDNAQCSQTVTVKPNSTYTLGAQVQGSYVYLGATGTGTQDVSTWTPGSGGGWQKLSTTFTTGPNTTRVTVWTHGWYGQPAYVVDEFSVFGPDGGGGTDPGPSVPGDPSAATVSGQGDSSLTLSWNAVSGASGYYVYQDGARVQTVTAASTQITGLAAATSYSFQVSAYNAAGEGPKSPPVTGTTTGGGGNPNPNPNPSVPRHALTGYWQNFDNGATVQKLSDVSAQYDIIAVSFADATTTPGAIAFNLDSAGLGGYTVAQFKADIAAKKAAGKSVILSIGGEKGTISVNDSASAANLANSAWALMQEYGFSGIDIDLENGLNPTYMTQALRSLAAKAGPSLVLTMAPQTIDMQSTQGGYFKTALAVKDILTVVNMQYYNSGAMNGCDGKVYSQGSVDFLTALACIQLEGGLDPSQVGIGVPASPSGAGSGYVSPTVVNNALDCLARGTNCGSFKPSKTYPGLRGAMTWSTNWDAKAGSTWSNAVGPKVHGLP; encoded by the coding sequence GTGAACCGCATACGCTCCCTCGCCCTGCCCATCGCCGCCACCCTCGCCGCCGGCGCCCTCACCGCCCTCGCGGCGGGACCGGCCCAGGCCGCCGACATCAACGTCGCCCGCAACGGAGGCTTCGAGTCGGGCCTCTCCGACTGGACCTGCTCCGGCGGCTCCGGCGCCGCCGTCCCCTCGCCCGTCTACGCCGGCTCGGGCGCCCTGCGCGCCACCCCGGCGGGCCAGGACAACGCCCAGTGCAGCCAGACCGTCACGGTCAAGCCGAATTCCACGTACACCCTCGGTGCCCAGGTGCAGGGCTCGTACGTCTATCTGGGCGCGACCGGCACCGGCACCCAGGACGTCTCCACCTGGACCCCCGGATCGGGCGGCGGCTGGCAGAAGCTGTCGACCACCTTCACCACCGGACCGAACACCACCCGGGTGACCGTCTGGACGCACGGCTGGTACGGCCAGCCGGCCTACGTCGTGGACGAGTTCAGCGTCTTCGGTCCCGACGGGGGCGGCGGCACCGACCCCGGCCCGAGCGTCCCCGGCGACCCCTCGGCGGCCACGGTTTCCGGCCAGGGCGACAGCTCGCTCACCCTTTCGTGGAACGCGGTCAGCGGGGCGAGCGGCTATTACGTCTATCAGGACGGTGCCCGCGTCCAGACGGTCACCGCCGCCTCCACGCAGATCACCGGGCTCGCCGCCGCCACCTCGTACTCCTTCCAGGTGAGCGCGTACAACGCGGCCGGCGAGGGGCCCAAGTCCCCGCCGGTCACCGGCACCACCACCGGCGGCGGGGGCAACCCCAACCCCAACCCCAACCCGTCCGTGCCCCGGCACGCCCTGACGGGCTACTGGCAGAACTTCGACAACGGGGCGACCGTCCAGAAGCTCTCCGACGTCTCCGCCCAGTACGACATCATCGCCGTCTCCTTCGCCGACGCCACGACCACGCCCGGCGCGATCGCCTTCAACCTGGACTCGGCCGGCCTCGGCGGCTACACGGTCGCGCAGTTCAAGGCCGACATCGCCGCGAAGAAGGCGGCCGGCAAGTCCGTGATCCTGTCCATCGGCGGTGAGAAGGGCACGATCTCGGTCAACGACTCCGCCTCCGCGGCGAACCTGGCGAACTCGGCCTGGGCGCTGATGCAGGAGTACGGGTTCAGCGGGATCGACATCGACCTGGAGAACGGCCTCAACCCGACCTACATGACCCAGGCGCTGCGCTCCCTGGCCGCGAAGGCGGGCCCCTCGCTGGTCCTGACGATGGCCCCGCAGACCATCGACATGCAGTCCACGCAGGGCGGGTACTTCAAGACCGCCCTCGCCGTGAAGGACATCCTCACCGTCGTGAACATGCAGTACTACAACAGCGGCGCGATGAACGGCTGCGACGGCAAGGTCTACTCCCAGGGCTCGGTGGACTTCCTGACGGCGCTGGCCTGCATCCAGCTGGAGGGCGGGCTCGACCCCTCCCAGGTGGGCATCGGCGTCCCGGCCTCCCCCAGCGGCGCGGGCAGCGGCTACGTCTCGCCGACGGTCGTGAACAACGCCCTGGACTGCCTGGCGCGGGGCACGAACTGCGGGTCCTTCAAGCCGTCGAAGACCTACCCGGGGCTGCGCGGGGCGATGACCTGGTCGACGAACTGGGACGCCAAGGCGGGTAGTACCTGGTCCAACGCGGTGGGTCCGAAGGTCCACGGGCTGCCGTAG